CACCTGAGTCGGACGTGAGTGTGGCGCTGCACGGCGATCGCAGCGAGCTGCGTGTCGTGGTTGAGAACTCGTTGACCACCGCCTCGCCCGTCGACCACCCGTCCCTGTCCGGCGGGGTCGGCTTGGCCACCATGCGAGAACGGGCTGAGGCAGTCGGTGGGCGATTCACCGCGGCACCGGACCAGACGGCTTCCGTCTGGCGGGTGGAGGCCAGTTTGCCGGTGCCGGGCGGCTTGGAGGAACCAGGGCGTTACTCATGACCGAGCCACGTGCGCAGAGCACCGCGAAGCACGACGAGCCGCGCACCGGCACGAGCTCGTCCTCAATCAGGGTACTGCTCGCCGACGACCACGAACCGATCCGCACAGCACTGCGTTTCGTGCTCGACGCCGCCGACGACATCATCGTGGTCGGCGAGGCGGTGGACGGCCACGGCGCGCTCGTGAACGCCCGCGCGTTACGGCCGGACGTGGTGCTCATGGATGTGCAGATGCCGCGTGTGGATGGCATCCACGCCACCCGCGAGATCATCCGTGAGCAACTGGCCGACGTCCTGGTGCTCACCACATTCGACATCGACCAGTACGTCTTCGGCGCCCTGCGCGCCGGTGCGGCCGGGTTCTTGTTGAAGACGGCCGAGCCGGCCGAGATCTTGGCCGCGGTCCGCCGGGTTGCCGCTGGCGACGGCGTCGTCGCGCCTGAAGTAACCCGGCGAGTACTTGCCCGCTTCGCAGCATCCCCGGACCCGGACGACGAGGCAACGGATCCGGCCACGCGCTCGTGGCTGGCGACGCTGACTCCTCGCGAACGTGATGTCCTCATCGCGATCGGCACCGGGCAGTCCAACCAGGAGATCGCCGCCGGGCTCGTCATCACCGAAGCCACGGCGAAGACGCACGTTTCACGCATCCTGACCAAGCTCGGCTGCACCAGCCGCGTTCAGGCGGCGATCTTGGCCCGGGAAGCGGGCTTGGTGTAGCAACCCGGTCGGGGACCGCCACGCAGGTGAGCCTTCCACGGCACGGTCCGGGACTCAAGACGCCAGTAGCGACCGCGAGCCGCACCGGCGACGACCCATTGCTCTCGCCAAGCCTTGCCTATAGGCTCCATTCAGATCCTATAGGGAGGAGCCTGTCGTCGTCCCTGTCACGATTCGGCCCATTCGAGCTGGCCACCTTCTCTGCCCGAGTTCTCGTCGTCGCGGGTGTGCCGGCTGAAGCCTCCGTCAGCCTGTGGTTTGCCAGCCATCCTGGGCTTCGCCTAGGCATTCTTCCAAGGGGTTCGTTTGTCCAAGCTCATCTCCATTGACACCCATGACGTACGGTTCCCCACCTCTCGTACACTCGACGGCTCGGATGCGGTCAACGTCGATCCGGATTACTCCGCCGCGTATGTCACCATCTCGACCGATACCGGTGAGACCGGCCATTCGCTCGTGTTCACCGGTGGCCGCGGCAACGAGATCGTGACGCGGGCGATGCAGAGCTACGGCGCCGTGTTACACGGACGCGACGCGGACGAACTCCTGAACGACCTCGGAGCGGCGTCGCGGCTACTGGTGCACGATTCTCAGCTGCGCTGGCTCGGGCCGGAAAAGGGGGTTGCCCACATGGCCTGCGGCGGCTTGGTCAACGCCCTGTGGGATCTGCGCGCCCGGCGGGCCGCTAAACCGCTCTGGCTTCTCCTTGCCGAAATGCCTCCCGAAGACATCGTCCGCACGGTGGACTTCACTCATATCCGCAACGTGCTCACCCCGGAGGAGGCCGTTGAGATCCTGTACCGCGCTGAGCCAGGCAAAGCGGCGCGGATCGACGAGCTGCGCCAGCACGGCTATCCCGCCTACACCACCGCACCGGGCTGGCTCGGCTACAGCGACGAGAAGCTGGTACGTCTGTGCAGGGAAGCCGTTGCCGAAGGCTTCAGGATGATCAAACTCAAGGTCGGCGGCGAGCTCGCCGCCGACCGCCGGCGCATGAAGCTGGCTCGTGACGTGGTCGGGCCAGACGTCAAGATCGGCATCGACGCCAACCAGCGCTGGGAGGTCGACGAAGCGATCACCTGGGTGAACACACTTGGCGACTTCGATCCCTGGTGGATCGAAGAACCGACTAGCACCGACGACATCCTGGGGCATCGCCAAATCCGCCGTGGCGTCTCCCCCATCAGGGTGGCGACGGGTGAGGCCGTCGCGAACCGCATCGTGTTCAAGCAATTGCTACAAGCCGAGGCGATCGACGTGATGCAGATCGACGCCACCCGAGTCGCCGGCGTCAACGAGAACATCGCCAACCTCCTGCTCGCCGCGAAGTTCGGCGTCCCGGTCTGCCCCCACGCAGGCGGTGTCGGTCTCTGCGAGCTCGTGCAACATTTCTCCTTCTTCGACTACGCGGCGGTGAGTGGCGTCATCGGTGACCGGATGAT
This genomic interval from Phytoactinopolyspora mesophila contains the following:
- a CDS encoding enolase C-terminal domain-like protein, producing MSKLISIDTHDVRFPTSRTLDGSDAVNVDPDYSAAYVTISTDTGETGHSLVFTGGRGNEIVTRAMQSYGAVLHGRDADELLNDLGAASRLLVHDSQLRWLGPEKGVAHMACGGLVNALWDLRARRAAKPLWLLLAEMPPEDIVRTVDFTHIRNVLTPEEAVEILYRAEPGKAARIDELRQHGYPAYTTAPGWLGYSDEKLVRLCREAVAEGFRMIKLKVGGELAADRRRMKLARDVVGPDVKIGIDANQRWEVDEAITWVNTLGDFDPWWIEEPTSTDDILGHRQIRRGVSPIRVATGEAVANRIVFKQLLQAEAIDVMQIDATRVAGVNENIANLLLAAKFGVPVCPHAGGVGLCELVQHFSFFDYAAVSGVIGDRMIEYVGHLHEHFVAPAVVRDGRYRAPGTAGIGAEMLPESLNTWSYPDGPGWRELDDQTTQSTKDRD
- a CDS encoding response regulator, which encodes MTEPRAQSTAKHDEPRTGTSSSSIRVLLADDHEPIRTALRFVLDAADDIIVVGEAVDGHGALVNARALRPDVVLMDVQMPRVDGIHATREIIREQLADVLVLTTFDIDQYVFGALRAGAAGFLLKTAEPAEILAAVRRVAAGDGVVAPEVTRRVLARFAASPDPDDEATDPATRSWLATLTPRERDVLIAIGTGQSNQEIAAGLVITEATAKTHVSRILTKLGCTSRVQAAILAREAGLV